A stretch of Nitrospira sp. DNA encodes these proteins:
- the cas7e gene encoding type I-E CRISPR-associated protein Cas7/Cse4/CasC codes for MKTLIEIHALQHFAPSNLNRDDTGAPKDAWFGGTRRARVSSQCLKRAVRSYFGEKKGEGFFSPDELAVRTKRVYQAIADRLDGKRPHAETLAKAEIALSYVKLKAAEGGKTQYLLFLGQNEIAALAEAIHQFWDQIIPEAKEAGEKTKGKGKKAAAGSAPKEIQERIDSIFNGGKAVDVALFGRMLADMPEKNQHAACQVAHAISTHAVEREFDFYTAVDDLKPEDTAGADMMGTVEFNSACFYRYAVVDWEKLVDNLQKDTDLAVKGLRAFLEGFVVAEPTGKQNTFAAHNQPEFVAVSVRRNTAPSNLANAFETALRVRKDESLTKVSAEKLVEKAKKLRTVYGGDGQTFVLNLTETKLDGFGTSVSTLRELLEKSLAAVKE; via the coding sequence ATGAAGACCTTGATCGAAATCCATGCCCTGCAACATTTTGCTCCATCGAACCTGAATCGAGACGACACTGGCGCTCCAAAAGATGCTTGGTTCGGCGGCACTCGCCGTGCTCGCGTCTCCAGTCAGTGCCTCAAGCGGGCAGTCCGCAGTTATTTTGGTGAAAAGAAAGGCGAGGGGTTTTTCAGTCCAGATGAACTCGCCGTGCGGACCAAGAGGGTGTATCAGGCCATTGCCGATCGGCTGGATGGCAAGCGCCCACATGCCGAAACGTTGGCCAAGGCGGAGATTGCCTTGTCATACGTCAAACTTAAAGCCGCTGAAGGAGGCAAGACTCAATACCTGCTCTTTCTTGGCCAGAATGAAATAGCTGCTTTGGCTGAAGCGATTCATCAGTTCTGGGACCAGATTATTCCCGAGGCCAAGGAGGCTGGTGAAAAGACCAAAGGGAAAGGGAAAAAGGCTGCTGCTGGCAGTGCGCCGAAGGAGATTCAAGAGCGTATAGATTCTATCTTCAATGGCGGCAAGGCTGTGGATGTGGCGCTCTTTGGACGCATGCTGGCCGATATGCCAGAGAAGAATCAACACGCTGCCTGTCAGGTGGCCCACGCCATCTCGACCCATGCGGTTGAGCGTGAGTTTGATTTCTACACTGCGGTCGATGACTTGAAGCCAGAGGATACGGCTGGTGCGGACATGATGGGAACGGTGGAGTTCAACTCGGCCTGTTTCTACCGGTATGCTGTGGTCGATTGGGAGAAACTGGTGGATAATCTCCAAAAGGATACGGACCTTGCGGTCAAGGGGCTGCGGGCGTTTCTAGAGGGCTTTGTCGTTGCAGAGCCGACCGGCAAGCAGAACACCTTTGCGGCACACAACCAACCGGAATTTGTGGCGGTATCTGTTCGTCGCAATACTGCGCCGTCTAATCTTGCCAATGCCTTTGAAACAGCGCTTCGTGTTCGCAAGGATGAATCGCTCACCAAGGTGTCTGCAGAGAAGCTTGTCGAAAAAGCAAAGAAGCTAAGAACTGTATATGGCGGTGACGGACAGACCTTCGTGTTGAATCTCACAGAGACCAAGCTTGACGGATTCGGAACCTCGGTGAGCACCTTGAGGGAATTGCTGGAGAAAAGTCTTGCTGCTGTGAAGGAGTAA
- the cas5e gene encoding type I-E CRISPR-associated protein Cas5/CasD: MPTLLLRLVGPMQSWGATSRFDQRDTGKEPSKSGVVGLVAAAMGIDRESWVDLEPLTRLSIGIRHDRPGVPKRDYQTAQHIISADRSKIHDTAVTTRDYLADAAFLVGLAGNNRAFLERIHAALRDPVWPLALGRKSYVPSEPIWMENALQDVPLREALERYPWIATQRRWEALPEKLLISLESDDGSGVLKMDQPLSSFAERRFGARFVHSECIPFPQGVTHASA; this comes from the coding sequence ATGCCCACACTGTTGCTACGACTTGTTGGTCCCATGCAGTCGTGGGGGGCGACCAGTCGTTTTGACCAACGCGATACTGGGAAGGAGCCCAGCAAATCAGGCGTCGTGGGCTTGGTTGCCGCCGCGATGGGAATCGATCGCGAGAGCTGGGTTGATTTGGAGCCGCTGACGCGTCTCTCGATAGGCATTCGTCACGACCGGCCTGGAGTTCCTAAGCGAGATTACCAGACTGCACAACATATCATTTCGGCGGACAGGTCGAAGATCCACGATACGGCCGTGACGACGCGAGACTATCTGGCCGATGCCGCATTCCTGGTTGGGTTAGCAGGCAACAACCGTGCATTTCTAGAGAGAATTCACGCTGCTCTGCGCGATCCTGTCTGGCCTTTGGCACTCGGCCGGAAATCCTACGTTCCCTCTGAACCGATCTGGATGGAGAATGCTCTACAGGACGTGCCTTTGCGTGAGGCCCTGGAGCGATATCCATGGATTGCCACGCAGCGGAGATGGGAAGCGCTTCCCGAAAAACTACTGATATCCCTGGAGTCCGATGACGGTTCCGGCGTGCTCAAAATGGACCAGCCTTTGTCATCATTTGCCGAACGGCGCTTCGGCGCTCGGTTTGTGCACTCGGAATGTATTCCTTTCCCTCAAGGGGTGACGCATGCTTCTGCATAG
- the cas6e gene encoding type I-E CRISPR-associated protein Cas6/Cse3/CasE codes for MADPYQLHATLCRAFSPPDQKCPEGEILWRLEPETRSDGFPRVLVQSRTIPDWDGIGVKSWLAEVDSPIDLKSRLKLGALTAGQRFRFRLRANPCVTRNGKRLGLLQLVEQEQWIKRKGLMHGFLLPELPSLDLSEEGGARIDVRVSQEQMLTGRQHHGNSIRIFSVLYDGVLTVTDVSAFVKVLQTGIGHGKSLGLGLLSVAPIA; via the coding sequence TTGGCCGATCCGTATCAGCTCCATGCAACCTTGTGTCGAGCGTTCAGTCCACCAGACCAAAAATGTCCTGAAGGGGAAATCCTGTGGCGACTTGAGCCGGAAACCAGGTCCGATGGATTTCCGCGCGTGCTCGTTCAAAGCCGCACGATTCCCGACTGGGATGGCATTGGCGTGAAAAGTTGGCTGGCGGAGGTGGATTCGCCAATCGATCTGAAGAGTCGTCTGAAGCTTGGCGCACTCACCGCTGGTCAGCGATTTCGGTTTCGGTTACGGGCCAATCCGTGTGTCACCCGCAATGGTAAACGGTTAGGACTGCTTCAGCTCGTCGAACAGGAGCAGTGGATCAAACGAAAGGGGCTCATGCACGGGTTTCTACTTCCAGAGCTTCCTTCGCTCGATCTATCGGAGGAAGGGGGGGCGCGAATTGATGTGCGGGTCTCTCAAGAACAGATGCTGACCGGAAGACAACATCACGGAAATAGTATCCGCATCTTCTCGGTGTTATACGATGGCGTGTTGACAGTGACTGATGTGTCCGCGTTTGTGAAGGTGTTGCAGACGGGGATTGGCCATGGCAAGTCTCTGGGCCTTGGGCTCTTGTCTGTGGCGCCAATAGCATGA
- the cas1e gene encoding type I-E CRISPR-associated endonuclease Cas1e, with translation MADILPPLKPIPIKERLSVLYIEYGHLDVLDGSFVVVDKNGVRTHIPVGGVVCLMLEPGTRVSHAACALAARVGTLLVWIGEAGVRLYSAGQPGGARADRLLYQAKLALDDELRLKVVRKMYALRFGEEPPQRRSVEQLRGIEGARVREMYKRIAGQLGVQWKARNYDVEDWDQGDVANRCLSAATACLYGVTEAAVLAAGYAPAIGFIHTGKPLSFVYDVADVYKFETVVPLAFRIAAKNPVNAEQQVRLACRDSFRETKLLERIIPGIEEMLAAGEIPRPAPFEEQVSPAIPNQESIGDAGHRT, from the coding sequence ATGGCTGATATTCTGCCTCCGCTGAAACCCATCCCGATCAAGGAACGGCTGTCCGTGTTGTACATCGAGTACGGCCATCTTGATGTCTTGGACGGCTCCTTTGTGGTCGTGGATAAGAATGGGGTGCGGACGCATATTCCTGTTGGGGGTGTCGTGTGTTTGATGCTGGAACCAGGCACGCGGGTGTCTCATGCGGCCTGTGCATTGGCGGCCCGAGTCGGAACGCTGTTGGTCTGGATCGGGGAGGCGGGGGTGCGGTTGTACTCGGCCGGGCAGCCCGGCGGGGCGCGCGCCGACCGGCTCCTCTATCAGGCGAAGCTGGCGCTGGATGATGAATTGCGGTTAAAAGTCGTGCGCAAGATGTATGCGCTTCGGTTTGGTGAAGAGCCTCCACAACGCCGGTCCGTCGAACAATTGCGGGGCATTGAGGGAGCCCGTGTCCGGGAGATGTACAAGCGCATTGCGGGCCAGCTTGGTGTGCAATGGAAAGCACGCAACTACGATGTCGAAGATTGGGATCAGGGCGACGTTGCAAATCGCTGTCTGTCTGCTGCGACGGCCTGTCTCTATGGTGTGACAGAGGCGGCGGTGCTTGCGGCGGGCTATGCTCCGGCGATTGGATTTATTCATACGGGGAAACCCTTGTCGTTTGTCTACGATGTAGCTGACGTCTATAAGTTCGAAACCGTCGTGCCCTTGGCATTTCGCATCGCCGCCAAGAACCCGGTGAATGCCGAACAGCAGGTGCGGCTGGCCTGTCGTGACAGCTTTCGCGAGACCAAGCTCTTGGAACGGATCATTCCCGGCATTGAAGAGATGTTGGCGGCAGGAGAAATTCCACGGCCCGCTCCGTTCGAAGAGCAGGTGTCTCCAGCCATTCCCAATCAGGAGAGTATCGGCGATGCTGGTCATCGTACTTGA
- the cas2e gene encoding type I-E CRISPR-associated endoribonuclease Cas2e: protein MLVIVLENAPPRLRGRLAVWLLEIRAGVYVGNYSVKVRDHIWSQVETGIGEGNAVMAWRTNNEAGFDFVTLGTNRRIPVEIDGAKLVSFLPESDANSQKA from the coding sequence ATGCTGGTCATCGTACTTGAAAATGCTCCGCCCCGGCTTCGTGGGCGGCTGGCAGTCTGGCTATTGGAGATCCGGGCCGGCGTCTACGTCGGTAACTATTCGGTAAAAGTGCGGGATCATATTTGGAGCCAGGTTGAAACCGGAATCGGAGAAGGGAATGCGGTCATGGCCTGGCGCACGAACAATGAAGCGGGATTCGATTTCGTCACGTTGGGAACAAACCGCCGAATTCCCGTTGAAATAGATGGTGCGAAGCTGGTCAGCTTTCTCCCTGAAAGCGACGCAAATAGTCAAAAAGCGTAG
- a CDS encoding TrkA C-terminal domain-containing protein, which yields MRLHWQASSILARIDEVTHTLGQQIATSVSHRAAGRGAKDSDLSDLDTSVTWAHQRIQDLKRALAGIDTEIRQLKLETIHADLLRLQQDLSVRSAGIERITISRGAAAVGQTISNVPRSSSIHIATVIRGPFLLAPSDDLVFRIGDIVILIGAQTELDHLTQWFTSTRHTKASIPQSA from the coding sequence ATGCGGCTTCACTGGCAAGCCTCCTCTATTCTGGCCCGCATCGACGAGGTCACACATACATTGGGCCAGCAGATTGCTACCTCGGTTTCACACCGGGCGGCTGGCCGTGGCGCAAAAGACAGCGATCTGAGCGATCTCGATACGTCGGTCACCTGGGCTCACCAGCGCATTCAAGATCTGAAACGGGCTCTGGCCGGAATCGACACAGAAATCCGCCAATTAAAGCTGGAAACCATCCATGCGGATTTATTGCGCTTGCAACAAGACTTGAGTGTACGGTCAGCCGGTATTGAGCGCATCACCATTTCGCGAGGCGCTGCTGCGGTCGGCCAGACCATCAGCAACGTCCCACGATCGTCGTCGATTCATATTGCCACCGTGATACGAGGTCCGTTCTTACTGGCTCCGAGCGATGACCTGGTATTCCGAATCGGCGATATTGTCATATTGATTGGGGCACAGACCGAGCTGGACCATCTGACGCAGTGGTTTACCAGCACCCGCCATACGAAA